In Montipora capricornis isolate CH-2021 chromosome 4, ASM3666992v2, whole genome shotgun sequence, a single genomic region encodes these proteins:
- the LOC138045977 gene encoding LHFPL tetraspan subfamily member 2a protein-like: MSAISVLWTLLSVILLFTGSLAIFSPFWYEHLPDPKSANRSESFVAFGPLRFCFQDQFVTLQEINEFQDSKYCSFYEGIFPGIPSIFWKVAAIIYAVALMLQLVALVLAHVFCCRKFVFGKSVTSVAAIIQSTSVVLLLVSFVIFWSGLKSLFVRQHCGSSSSYFNAGTCQIAWGSVLAIVSTGLLIFCPMIAYYLSVTTPRSKATVV, translated from the exons ATGTCAGCCATTTCTGTACTGTGGACACTGCTGTCAGTTATTTTACTATTTACTGGCTCATTGGCTATATTTTCCCCATTCTGGTATGAGCATCTTCCAGATCCAAAGTCAGCGAACAGAAGTGAATCTTTCGTAGCATTTGGGCCACTAAGATTTTGCTTCCAGGATCAATTTGTGACGTTACAAGAGATCAACGAGTTTCAGGATTCAAAGTACTGCTCTTTTTACGAAGGAATTTTTCCTGGAATTCCATCCATATTCTGGAAGGTAGCTGCAATTATCTATGCAGTTGCACTTATGCTACAGCTGGTGGCCCTTGTTTTGGCGCACGTCTTTTGTTGTCGGAAATTTGTTTTTGGGAAGTCAGTTACCTCTGTTGCTGCAATCATTCAGAGCACTTCAG ttGTTCTCCTTCTTGTCAGTTTTGTCATATTCTGGTCTGGTCTAAAATCCCTCTTTGTAAGACAACACTGTGGCTCTTCAAGTTCTTACTTCAATGCAGGAACATGTCAGATAGCTTGGGGGAGTGTTCTGGCCATTGTCAGTACAGGGCTTCTTATTTTCTGCCCAATGATTGCTTACTATTTGTCAGTTACAACTCCAAGATCAAAGGCAACAGTAGTTTAA